One stretch of Streptomyces sp. MMBL 11-1 DNA includes these proteins:
- a CDS encoding dihydrolipoyl dehydrogenase family protein has product MTDAGMKSERASYDVVIIGAGPVGENVADRARAAGLSAAVVESELVGGECSYWACMPSKALLRPVVARADARRVPGLSAAVRGPLDVEAVLAHRDEEASHWKDDGQVAWLESVGADVYRGTGRLAGPRSVTVTAPDGTEHRLTARHAVAVCTGSRAVVPTLPGVDEARPWTSREATSAKEAPGRLVIVGGGVVGVEMATVWQALGSEVTLLVRGSGLLPRMEPFAGELIADALTEAGARIRTGVSVTAVQRPAPDGPVTVDLGDGDSIEADEILFATGRAPRTDDLGLETIGLEPGSWLTVDDSCLVEGTDWLYAVGDVNHRALLTHQGKYQARIAGAAIAARTGKTALDTAPWGAHAATADHAAAPQVVFTDPEAASVGLTLAEAERAGHRVRAVDYDLASVAGSGLYADGYRGRARMIVDLDREILLGVTFVGPGIGELLHSATIAVAGEVPIDRLWHAVPAYPTISEVWLRLLETFRG; this is encoded by the coding sequence ATGACTGATGCAGGGATGAAATCCGAGCGCGCCTCCTACGACGTGGTGATCATCGGCGCGGGCCCGGTGGGCGAGAACGTGGCGGACCGGGCCCGCGCCGCCGGGCTCTCCGCAGCGGTGGTGGAGTCCGAGCTGGTCGGCGGCGAATGCTCCTACTGGGCATGCATGCCGAGCAAGGCGCTGCTGCGTCCCGTCGTCGCCCGCGCCGACGCCCGCCGGGTGCCGGGACTGAGCGCCGCGGTGCGGGGCCCGCTGGACGTGGAGGCCGTCCTCGCCCACCGGGACGAGGAGGCGAGCCATTGGAAGGACGACGGCCAGGTCGCCTGGCTGGAGAGCGTCGGAGCGGACGTCTACCGGGGTACGGGCAGGCTCGCCGGCCCCCGCTCGGTCACCGTCACCGCCCCCGACGGCACGGAGCACCGGCTCACGGCCCGGCACGCCGTCGCCGTCTGCACCGGCTCCCGGGCCGTCGTCCCCACCCTCCCCGGCGTCGACGAGGCCCGCCCCTGGACCAGCCGCGAAGCCACCAGCGCCAAGGAGGCTCCGGGGCGGCTCGTGATCGTCGGCGGGGGAGTCGTGGGCGTGGAGATGGCGACGGTCTGGCAGGCGCTGGGCTCGGAGGTGACCCTGCTGGTCCGGGGCAGCGGTCTGCTCCCGAGGATGGAGCCCTTCGCGGGCGAGCTGATCGCCGACGCGCTGACGGAGGCCGGGGCCCGGATCCGTACGGGCGTCTCGGTCACCGCGGTCCAGCGCCCCGCACCGGACGGCCCGGTCACCGTCGACCTGGGCGACGGCGACAGCATCGAGGCCGACGAGATCCTCTTCGCCACCGGCCGGGCCCCGCGCACGGACGACCTGGGCCTGGAGACGATCGGTCTCGAACCCGGCTCCTGGCTCACCGTGGACGACAGCTGCCTCGTCGAGGGCACGGACTGGCTGTACGCGGTCGGGGACGTCAACCACCGCGCCCTGCTGACGCACCAGGGCAAGTACCAGGCCCGCATCGCGGGCGCGGCGATCGCCGCGCGCACCGGGAAGACCGCACTGGACACCGCACCCTGGGGCGCCCACGCGGCCACCGCCGATCACGCGGCCGCCCCCCAGGTCGTCTTCACCGACCCGGAGGCCGCGTCCGTCGGCCTCACCCTCGCCGAGGCCGAACGCGCGGGCCACCGCGTACGCGCCGTGGACTACGACCTCGCCTCGGTCGCGGGCTCCGGCCTCTACGCCGACGGCTACCGGGGCCGCGCCCGGATGATCGTGGACCTGGACCGTGAAATCCTGCTCGGCGTCACCTTCGTCGGCCCGGGCATCGGCGAACTCCTGCACTCGGCGACGATCGCGGTCGCGGGGGAGGTCCCGATCGACCGCCTGTGGCACGCGGTCCCGGCGTACCCGACCATCAGCGAGGTGTGGCTGCGGCTGCTGGAGACCTTCAGAGGGTAG
- a CDS encoding STAS domain-containing protein, translating to MDAYRGPKVRQYEYRGAWVVAAAGEYDLGSIAPLREALHTATRQYPKVVLEASAVTFADSAFLNLLILTHRTGRLRVAAPSARVRRLLEISRVDSVLEIRRTVEEAAAS from the coding sequence GTGGACGCTTACCGCGGTCCGAAGGTGCGGCAGTACGAGTACCGCGGGGCCTGGGTGGTCGCCGCCGCCGGCGAGTACGACCTGGGCTCGATCGCTCCGCTCCGGGAGGCGCTGCACACCGCGACCAGGCAGTACCCGAAGGTGGTGCTCGAAGCCTCCGCCGTCACTTTCGCCGACTCGGCGTTCCTGAACCTGCTGATCCTGACCCACCGGACGGGGAGGCTGCGGGTCGCCGCACCCTCCGCGCGGGTGCGACGCCTCCTCGAGATCTCCCGCGTCGACAGCGTCCTGGAGATCCGCCGGACGGTCGAGGAGGCTGCCGCCTCGTAA
- a CDS encoding APC family permease, protein MDGAGRGVAGGMRRRLGVFDAVVIGLGSMIGAGIFVALGPAAEAAGSGLLLALALAAVVAYCNATSSARLAARYPRSGGTYVYGRERLGDFWGYVAGWAFVVGKTASCAAMALTVGAYLWPGQEHAVAVAAVAVLTAVNYAGVQKSARLTRVIVAVVLTVLAAVVLTALTSSGADASRVRIGSDAGIGGVIQSAGLLFFAFAGYARIATLGEEVRDPARTIPRAIPIALGIALAVYALVAGAVLAVLGPGGLADATAPLADAVRAAGADWLVPVVRVGGAVAALGSLLALILGVSRTTLAMARDRHLPYALAAVHPRFGVPHRAELTVGAVVAVLAATTDVRGAIGFSSFGVLAYYAVANASAWTLTPEEGRPHRLVPVVGLTGCVVLAFALPPGAVISGAVVLAAGAAVFGVRKAVSGRTLR, encoded by the coding sequence ATGGATGGCGCGGGGCGCGGCGTCGCGGGCGGGATGCGGCGTCGGCTGGGCGTGTTCGACGCGGTGGTGATCGGTCTGGGGTCGATGATCGGGGCGGGGATCTTCGTGGCGCTGGGCCCGGCCGCGGAGGCCGCGGGTTCGGGGCTGCTGCTCGCCCTGGCCCTTGCCGCGGTGGTGGCCTACTGCAACGCGACGTCTTCGGCGAGGCTGGCCGCCCGCTATCCCCGGTCCGGCGGCACCTATGTCTACGGCCGGGAACGGCTGGGTGACTTCTGGGGCTATGTGGCCGGATGGGCGTTCGTCGTGGGCAAGACGGCCTCCTGCGCGGCCATGGCCCTCACGGTCGGCGCGTACCTGTGGCCCGGTCAGGAGCACGCGGTGGCCGTGGCCGCCGTGGCGGTGCTGACCGCGGTGAACTACGCCGGGGTGCAGAAGTCCGCCCGGCTCACCCGGGTCATCGTCGCGGTGGTCCTGACCGTGCTCGCCGCCGTGGTCCTCACCGCCCTGACCTCGTCCGGCGCGGACGCCTCGCGGGTGCGCATCGGCTCGGACGCCGGCATCGGCGGGGTGATCCAGTCCGCCGGCCTGCTGTTCTTCGCCTTCGCCGGGTACGCCCGCATCGCCACGCTCGGCGAGGAGGTTCGGGATCCCGCCCGTACCATTCCGCGCGCCATCCCGATCGCGCTCGGCATCGCGCTCGCCGTCTACGCGCTCGTTGCCGGTGCCGTACTGGCGGTACTGGGCCCGGGCGGACTGGCGGACGCGACCGCCCCGTTGGCGGACGCCGTACGCGCCGCGGGGGCCGACTGGCTCGTGCCGGTCGTCCGCGTGGGCGGCGCCGTCGCGGCACTCGGCTCCCTGCTCGCCCTGATCCTCGGCGTCTCCCGCACCACCCTGGCCATGGCCCGCGACCGGCATCTGCCGTACGCACTGGCCGCCGTCCACCCCCGTTTCGGGGTCCCGCACCGCGCCGAACTCACCGTCGGCGCTGTCGTGGCCGTGCTCGCCGCGACCACCGACGTACGCGGAGCGATCGGGTTCTCCTCCTTCGGCGTGCTGGCCTACTACGCCGTCGCCAACGCCTCTGCCTGGACGCTCACCCCCGAAGAAGGCCGGCCCCACCGCCTCGTTCCCGTGGTCGGGCTGACCGGCTGCGTGGTCCTCGCCTTCGCGCTGCCCCCGGGTGCCGTGATCTCCGGGGCCGTGGTCCTCGCCGCCGGAGCCGCTGTCTTCGGTGTCCGAAAGGCGGTCAGCGGCCGTACGCTCCGCTGA
- a CDS encoding AzlD domain-containing protein yields the protein MKLWLTIAAVAAVSFACKAFGPALFGGRTLPPRAQSAIALSAPALLAGFVVVAVLGPGWTALDPTVIAGLAVVPLLLRHRAPLPVALVAAVAVTAALRIWV from the coding sequence ATGAAGCTCTGGCTCACCATCGCCGCCGTCGCCGCCGTCAGCTTCGCCTGCAAGGCCTTCGGCCCCGCCCTCTTCGGCGGGCGCACCCTGCCCCCACGAGCACAGTCGGCGATCGCCCTCTCCGCCCCCGCCCTCCTCGCCGGATTCGTCGTCGTAGCCGTACTGGGTCCCGGCTGGACCGCGCTCGACCCCACGGTGATCGCCGGACTCGCGGTGGTTCCGCTGCTCCTTCGGCACCGGGCCCCGCTCCCCGTGGCTCTGGTGGCCGCAGTCGCCGTGACGGCGGCTCTGCGCATATGGGTGTAG
- a CDS encoding metal-sensitive transcriptional regulator, with protein sequence MELDLAGAELKAVLNRLRRAQGQIAGVIRMIEEGRDCEDVVTQLAAASRALDRAGFAIIATGLQQCLTEVEDGQRSGESRDEMRARLEKLFLSLA encoded by the coding sequence ATGGAGCTTGATCTGGCGGGAGCGGAGCTCAAGGCGGTTCTGAACCGGCTGCGCCGGGCGCAGGGGCAGATCGCCGGCGTGATCCGGATGATCGAGGAGGGGCGGGACTGCGAGGATGTCGTCACCCAGCTGGCGGCGGCGTCGCGGGCGCTGGACCGGGCCGGGTTCGCGATTATCGCCACCGGGCTCCAGCAGTGCCTGACCGAGGTGGAGGACGGGCAGCGTTCCGGTGAGTCCCGGGACGAGATGCGTGCCCGGCTCGAGAAGCTCTTCCTGTCGCTCGCCTGA
- a CDS encoding PP2C family protein-serine/threonine phosphatase — translation MCPKQDEAGGPPVRGAGGERDPGGGADRFEVDEEVQHALDRLTLLINAAEALSSTLEVDQGLRRLCRTLVPGLADWCAVDLLDDQGRLRRLVVEHRDADVTSPGLDEGLLPPAEGSAASVARALLGVGPVLLTDFPPPKEADDPLCSREKDLFERLGADTAVVAPLRARRQVLGVLTLARTCGEARLTEEALSLVEDLAHRVALAVDNARLHAEAQHTAERLQRSLLPGLPTDGPLDVAARYRPASTTARVGGDWYDAFVLPDGAMTLIIGDIAGHDLRAAVMMSQTRNMLRGIACDRKEPPGKILARLDAAHHILYPHQTLTCIYALVERLGADEPWLLHYAVAGHPAPLLVTHDGETRFLTGGRSVMLGVEPEVHRPATTDTLPPDSTVLLYTDGLVERREEDMDRGLARLRQHAAALAREPLETFCDEILEGMAGGGSDDVALIAVRIAPPHAGPDVAAP, via the coding sequence ATGTGCCCGAAGCAGGACGAGGCGGGTGGCCCGCCTGTTCGCGGGGCCGGCGGAGAGCGGGACCCGGGCGGCGGCGCCGACCGCTTCGAGGTCGACGAGGAGGTACAGCACGCCCTGGACCGGCTCACGCTGCTCATCAACGCGGCGGAGGCCCTCTCCAGCACGCTCGAAGTGGACCAGGGGCTCCGTCGGCTCTGCCGCACGCTCGTCCCCGGCCTGGCCGACTGGTGCGCGGTCGACCTGCTGGACGACCAGGGGCGGCTGCGCAGGCTCGTCGTCGAGCACCGGGACGCCGATGTGACGTCCCCGGGCCTGGACGAGGGGCTGCTGCCCCCGGCCGAAGGGTCGGCGGCCTCGGTCGCCCGCGCGCTGCTGGGTGTGGGCCCTGTACTGCTCACGGACTTTCCCCCGCCCAAGGAGGCGGACGACCCTCTGTGTTCCCGGGAGAAGGATCTCTTCGAGCGGCTCGGGGCCGATACGGCGGTCGTCGCCCCGCTCCGAGCCCGGCGTCAGGTGCTCGGTGTGCTGACCCTGGCTCGTACCTGTGGAGAAGCCCGGCTGACCGAGGAAGCCCTCTCCCTCGTCGAGGACCTCGCCCACCGGGTGGCGCTGGCCGTCGACAACGCGCGCCTGCACGCCGAGGCACAGCACACGGCAGAGCGGCTGCAGCGTTCCCTGTTGCCCGGCCTGCCCACGGACGGCCCACTCGACGTGGCGGCCCGCTACCGGCCGGCCAGCACCACCGCCCGCGTCGGTGGTGACTGGTACGACGCCTTCGTGCTGCCGGACGGCGCGATGACACTGATCATCGGCGATATCGCGGGACATGACCTGCGGGCCGCGGTCATGATGAGTCAGACCCGCAACATGCTCCGGGGCATCGCCTGCGACCGCAAGGAACCGCCCGGCAAGATCCTCGCCCGGCTGGACGCGGCCCATCACATCCTCTATCCCCATCAGACGCTGACCTGTATCTACGCGCTGGTCGAACGGCTGGGCGCGGACGAGCCGTGGCTGCTGCACTACGCGGTGGCGGGCCACCCCGCCCCCCTGTTGGTGACGCACGACGGGGAGACCCGCTTTCTCACCGGGGGCCGTAGCGTCATGCTCGGGGTGGAGCCCGAGGTCCATCGCCCCGCCACGACCGACACACTTCCGCCCGACTCGACCGTGCTGCTCTACACGGACGGCCTCGTCGAGCGCCGTGAGGAGGACATGGACCGGGGTCTGGCGCGCCTGCGGCAGCACGCGGCGGCCCTGGCCCGTGAACCGCTCGAGACGTTCTGCGACGAGATCCTGGAAGGCATGGCCGGAGGCGGCTCGGACGACGTCGCCCTGATCGCGGTCAGGATCGCGCCCCCGCACGCCGGCCCCGACGTGGCCGCCCCCTGA
- a CDS encoding MBL fold metallo-hydrolase, whose protein sequence is MFFVEAINVEGLGNRGYVAGGRQTAVAVDPPRDIDRVLAAAARRGVAITHVVETHLHNDYVTGGLELARITGAAYHVPAGAHVSFARTAVSDGDTVVIDAELTLAAVATPGHTPHHMAYVLSEAGRPVAAFTGGSLLIGTVGRPDLVEPRLTDRLARAQHASVRRLADALPDETEVLPTHGFGSFCSSAQADGEATTIGKEKAVNPALTVEVDSFVAELLAGLEDVPAYYAHMSPVNAAGPAAVDLTAPAVADPHDIAARLAAGEWVVDLRNRVAFAEGHVAGSYNFEADGKLATYLAWLIPWGKPVTLLAESAEQLAAAQRELVRVGIDRPAAAATGGPADWLRAGESAASFPRATFAELAGQERGRIVVLDVRRSSERAGGWIEGSVHIPVHQIHQRIDDVPDGTVWVHCAGGMRAGIAASLLDAAGRDVVAVDDGFAAAAEAGLALVTGEG, encoded by the coding sequence GTGTTCTTCGTTGAGGCCATCAACGTGGAGGGCTTGGGCAACCGCGGCTACGTGGCCGGTGGTCGGCAGACGGCGGTCGCGGTGGACCCGCCCCGCGACATCGATCGGGTGCTGGCCGCCGCCGCCCGGCGTGGTGTGGCGATAACCCATGTGGTCGAGACGCACCTCCACAACGACTATGTGACCGGCGGTCTCGAACTGGCCCGTATCACCGGAGCCGCCTACCACGTTCCGGCCGGGGCGCACGTTTCGTTCGCCCGGACCGCCGTGTCCGACGGTGACACCGTCGTCATCGACGCCGAACTGACCCTGGCCGCGGTGGCGACGCCCGGGCATACGCCGCACCACATGGCGTACGTGCTGAGCGAGGCGGGCAGGCCCGTCGCCGCGTTCACCGGCGGCTCTCTCCTCATCGGTACGGTGGGGCGGCCCGATCTCGTGGAGCCGCGGCTCACCGATCGGTTGGCCCGAGCTCAGCACGCTTCCGTCCGGCGCCTCGCCGACGCCCTGCCCGACGAGACCGAGGTGCTGCCGACGCATGGGTTCGGCAGCTTCTGCTCGTCCGCCCAGGCCGACGGGGAGGCGACCACGATCGGCAAGGAGAAGGCGGTCAATCCGGCTCTCACCGTGGAAGTGGACAGCTTCGTCGCCGAACTGCTGGCGGGTCTGGAGGACGTGCCCGCGTACTACGCGCACATGAGCCCCGTCAACGCGGCCGGGCCCGCTGCCGTGGACCTGACCGCGCCGGCCGTCGCCGACCCCCACGACATCGCCGCGCGGCTCGCGGCGGGGGAGTGGGTGGTGGATCTGCGCAACCGCGTCGCTTTCGCCGAGGGGCATGTCGCGGGTTCGTACAACTTCGAGGCGGACGGCAAGCTCGCCACGTATCTCGCCTGGTTGATCCCCTGGGGCAAGCCGGTGACGCTGCTTGCCGAGTCGGCCGAGCAACTCGCCGCGGCCCAGCGGGAGCTGGTGCGCGTCGGCATCGACCGGCCGGCCGCCGCCGCGACCGGGGGTCCGGCGGACTGGCTCCGTGCCGGCGAGAGTGCCGCGTCCTTCCCCCGCGCCACGTTCGCCGAACTGGCCGGTCAGGAGAGGGGCCGGATCGTCGTACTGGACGTACGCCGCTCGTCCGAACGGGCGGGGGGCTGGATCGAGGGCTCCGTCCACATCCCGGTCCACCAGATCCACCAGCGTATCGACGACGTGCCCGACGGCACGGTCTGGGTGCACTGTGCGGGCGGGATGCGTGCGGGCATCGCCGCGTCGCTGCTGGACGCGGCGGGGCGGGACGTGGTCGCCGTGGACGACGGCTTCGCCGCCGCCGCCGAGGCCGGGCTGGCCCTCGTCACCGGAGAAGGGTGA
- a CDS encoding helix-turn-helix transcriptional regulator: MAAVPESHTGWTFITSHARVLAAIADNPTIRIREIAARCRLTERAVSRIISDLERDGYLSHTREGRTNTYRIGPDKVLRHPAEAGLPVASLLSLLVQDETERTGAPATHEQHPVDITAAG; this comes from the coding sequence ATGGCAGCTGTACCTGAGTCCCACACCGGATGGACGTTCATCACCAGTCACGCCCGCGTGCTGGCAGCCATCGCCGACAACCCCACCATCCGCATCCGCGAGATCGCCGCCCGCTGTCGGCTCACCGAGCGCGCCGTCTCGAGGATCATCTCCGACCTGGAACGGGACGGATACCTCTCCCACACCCGGGAAGGACGTACGAACACCTACCGCATCGGCCCGGACAAGGTCCTGCGCCACCCCGCCGAAGCCGGCCTGCCCGTGGCTTCCCTGCTCTCCCTGCTCGTCCAGGACGAGACCGAACGCACCGGCGCACCGGCCACCCACGAGCAGCATCCGGTGGACATCACCGCCGCGGGGTAG
- a CDS encoding DUF4396 domain-containing protein, with protein sequence MDHGTHHTDHDPGGQPTHTDHAGHQKGGATWGTAAKATLHCLTGCAIGEILGMVIGTALLWGNVETMILAIALAFVFGYSFTLFAVRRAGLDFRSALKVALAADTVSIAVMEFVDNGIIALTPGAMDAHLSDALFWTALLGGFAVAFVITTPINKWMIGRGKGHAVVHAYH encoded by the coding sequence ATGGATCACGGCACGCACCACACCGATCACGACCCCGGCGGGCAGCCTACGCACACGGATCACGCCGGACATCAGAAGGGCGGCGCGACGTGGGGGACAGCCGCGAAGGCGACGCTGCACTGTCTCACCGGCTGTGCGATCGGTGAGATTCTCGGCATGGTCATCGGCACCGCCCTGCTGTGGGGCAATGTCGAGACGATGATCCTGGCGATCGCGCTGGCGTTCGTGTTCGGCTACTCGTTCACGCTGTTCGCGGTCCGCAGGGCGGGGCTGGACTTCAGGTCCGCGCTGAAGGTGGCACTGGCCGCCGACACCGTCTCGATCGCGGTGATGGAGTTCGTCGACAACGGCATCATCGCCCTGACGCCCGGAGCCATGGACGCCCACCTGTCGGACGCGCTGTTCTGGACGGCCCTTCTGGGCGGCTTCGCCGTGGCCTTTGTGATCACGACGCCGATCAACAAGTGGATGATCGGCCGCGGCAAGGGCCACGCCGTCGTTCACGCCTACCACTGA
- a CDS encoding pentapeptide repeat-containing protein, whose product MPERDSSAAQTERSSFAAQPDLQADCGNCFGLCCVALPFSRSSDFPVNKSAGTPCGNLQEDFRCGIHERLRDQGYNGCTVFDCFGAGQKVSQVTFKGVSWREEPDSARAMFEVLPVVRQLQELLKYTAQALDLPAARPVHRDLRHAYERIDALTRETAESLLAVDVDALRGEVNPLLLRAGELARAAVPGRGKNHRGANLMGARLRGAKLRGASMRGALLIAADLSDADLRDADLIGADMRDTDLCGADLRGALFLTQSQLNAARGDARTKVTHPLEHPSHWAG is encoded by the coding sequence GTGCCCGAGCGCGACTCGTCCGCCGCGCAGACCGAGCGCAGCTCGTTCGCCGCGCAGCCCGACCTACAGGCCGACTGCGGCAACTGCTTCGGGCTGTGCTGCGTGGCACTGCCCTTTTCGCGCTCGTCGGATTTCCCGGTGAACAAGTCCGCCGGCACGCCCTGCGGAAACCTTCAGGAGGACTTCCGCTGCGGCATCCACGAGCGGCTGCGCGACCAGGGCTACAACGGCTGCACGGTGTTCGACTGCTTCGGCGCGGGCCAGAAGGTCTCCCAGGTCACCTTCAAGGGCGTCAGCTGGCGCGAGGAGCCGGACTCCGCCCGTGCGATGTTCGAAGTCCTCCCCGTCGTACGCCAGTTGCAGGAGCTCCTGAAGTACACCGCGCAGGCCCTGGACCTGCCCGCGGCACGACCCGTCCACCGGGACCTGCGCCACGCGTACGAGCGGATCGACGCGCTCACCCGCGAGACGGCGGAGAGCCTGCTCGCCGTCGACGTGGACGCGCTGCGCGGCGAGGTGAACCCGCTGCTCCTGCGCGCCGGCGAGCTGGCCCGCGCGGCGGTCCCGGGGCGCGGGAAGAACCACCGGGGCGCCAACCTCATGGGCGCCCGGCTGCGCGGTGCGAAGCTGCGCGGCGCCAGCATGCGCGGCGCCCTTCTGATCGCGGCCGACCTGTCCGACGCCGACCTGCGTGACGCGGACCTGATCGGCGCGGACATGCGGGACACCGACCTGTGCGGGGCTGATCTGCGCGGCGCGCTGTTCCTCACGCAGTCGCAGCTGAACGCCGCGCGGGGCGACGCCCGCACGAAGGTCACCCACCCGCTGGAACACCCGTCGCACTGGGCAGGCTAA
- a CDS encoding CGNR zinc finger domain-containing protein, translating to MSARPHGSGVSLVGGHPVLDFANTVAWRLDPARTVDRVRGTEAWASWAVAGGLFTADRAEALLRAEAADSTPSNTATAALLDLRAALWPVLDALVDDQEPPAAEWEALRRNMVLAREDAVLPPAFPLRWQPGTGRLDDLRHALALRTEDLLSGDGLGRVRRCAGPGCGWFFLDRSRSGTRRWCSSEDCGNRDRARRHYARTRQRG from the coding sequence GTGTCGGCACGCCCCCACGGCTCCGGTGTGTCGCTCGTGGGCGGTCATCCGGTGCTCGACTTCGCCAACACCGTCGCCTGGCGCTTGGACCCCGCCCGAACCGTCGACCGTGTCCGAGGCACCGAGGCGTGGGCGAGCTGGGCCGTTGCCGGCGGACTGTTCACCGCCGACCGCGCCGAGGCGCTGCTCCGGGCGGAGGCGGCGGACTCCACCCCCTCGAATACCGCGACCGCGGCGCTCCTCGACCTGCGCGCCGCCCTCTGGCCGGTCCTGGATGCCCTGGTCGACGATCAGGAGCCCCCTGCCGCAGAGTGGGAGGCGCTGCGCCGGAACATGGTGCTGGCCCGGGAGGACGCCGTACTGCCCCCCGCTTTCCCTCTGCGGTGGCAGCCCGGCACGGGCCGTCTCGACGATCTGCGCCACGCGCTGGCGCTGCGGACGGAGGACCTGCTGAGCGGGGACGGCCTGGGCCGGGTCCGGCGCTGCGCGGGCCCCGGATGCGGCTGGTTCTTCCTCGACCGGTCCCGGAGCGGGACCCGGCGCTGGTGCAGCTCGGAGGACTGCGGCAACCGGGACCGCGCCAGACGCCACTACGCTCGCACCCGGCAGCGCGGATGA
- a CDS encoding AzlC family ABC transporter permease: protein MGSPRSAKAAVSPRASFLSGLRTGSGLAAASFLLAVSFGAISTSQGWGFLAPVICSMAVFSGSAQFALVATLGSGGGVAGAVMSAALINSRFIPMGIAVAGDLHGGRFRRALEGQTVVDGSWAAAHLGGGRFDRYLLFGATAIQWPAWVAGTALGVVVSPDPDLLHRLGLDVLTPALFLALLFNEVRRERINRLPALLGAAIAAGLIVFLPAGPALVGAALAALVALFRTPSRHRETDETDETAVAETTQAAGPAETPGRALRSARSDEDVAP, encoded by the coding sequence ATGGGCAGTCCCCGATCAGCGAAGGCAGCCGTCTCACCGCGTGCGAGCTTCCTCTCCGGACTCAGAACCGGGTCCGGGCTCGCGGCGGCCTCCTTCCTCCTCGCCGTGAGCTTCGGCGCGATCAGCACCTCCCAGGGCTGGGGATTTCTCGCGCCCGTGATCTGCTCGATGGCCGTGTTCTCGGGGTCCGCCCAATTCGCCCTGGTGGCCACGCTGGGCTCCGGCGGCGGTGTGGCCGGCGCCGTGATGTCCGCGGCACTGATCAACAGCCGCTTCATCCCCATGGGTATCGCGGTCGCCGGCGACCTGCACGGCGGCCGGTTCCGCCGCGCGCTCGAAGGCCAAACGGTGGTGGACGGCTCCTGGGCCGCCGCCCACCTTGGAGGAGGACGGTTCGACCGGTACCTGCTCTTCGGCGCCACCGCGATCCAGTGGCCCGCCTGGGTGGCGGGCACCGCCCTCGGCGTGGTGGTGTCCCCCGACCCCGATCTCCTGCACCGGCTCGGACTGGACGTCCTCACACCCGCGCTCTTCCTCGCACTCCTCTTCAACGAAGTCCGCCGGGAACGGATCAACCGCCTGCCGGCCCTGCTCGGCGCGGCGATCGCCGCCGGACTCATCGTCTTCCTGCCCGCGGGCCCCGCCCTGGTGGGCGCGGCGCTAGCGGCTCTCGTCGCCCTGTTCAGGACACCCTCCCGGCACCGAGAGACCGACGAAACGGACGAGACGGCGGTGGCCGAGACCACGCAAGCCGCAGGGCCGGCCGAAACGCCTGGAAGGGCCCTGCGCTCCGCCCGCTCCGACGAAGACGTCGCACCATGA
- the trxA gene encoding thioredoxin: MSTVELTKENFDQVVSDNDFVLIDFWASWCGPCLRFAPVYDSASERHPDLVFAKVDTEAQQELAAAFEIRSIPTLMIVRDNVAVFAQPGALPAAALEDVIGQARKLDMDEVRKSVEEQKRAAESGQGQQEAP, translated from the coding sequence ATGAGCACCGTCGAGCTCACCAAGGAAAACTTCGATCAGGTCGTCAGCGACAACGATTTCGTCCTGATCGACTTCTGGGCTTCCTGGTGCGGCCCGTGCCTGCGGTTCGCGCCCGTCTACGACTCGGCCTCCGAGCGCCACCCCGACCTGGTCTTCGCCAAGGTCGACACCGAGGCGCAGCAGGAGCTGGCGGCTGCCTTCGAGATCCGTTCCATCCCGACGCTGATGATCGTCCGCGACAACGTCGCGGTCTTCGCGCAGCCCGGTGCGCTGCCCGCGGCGGCTCTGGAGGACGTCATCGGGCAGGCCCGGAAGCTGGACATGGACGAGGTCCGCAAGTCCGTCGAGGAGCAGAAGCGGGCAGCCGAGTCGGGCCAGGGGCAGCAGGAGGCCCCGTAG